The nucleotide window CACACCTTTACAACAATGTATAATTAACACACCTGTACAACAATGTATAATTAACACACCTTTACAACAATGTATAATTAACACACCTGTACAACAATGTATAATTAACACACCTGTACAACAATGTATAATTAACACACCTGTACAACAATGTATAATTAACACACCTGTACAACAATGTATAATTAACACACCTGTACAACAATGTATAATTAACACACCTGTACAACAATGTATAATTAACACACCTGTACAACAATGTATAATTAACACACCTGTACAACAATGTATAATTAACACACCTTTACAACAATGTATAATTAACACACCTTTACAACAATTTATAATTAACAACCTCTCCACTTGTATCCTATATTACCGATGATATCCACACGTATTCTATATTTCCTATATCTGACACGTATTCTATATTTCCTATATCTGACGCTTATTTTATATTTCCTATATCTGACACTTATTCTATATTTCCTATATCTGACGCTTATTCTATATTTCCTATATCTGACGCTTATTCTATATTTCCTATATCTGACACGTATTCTATATTTCCTATATCTGACACTTATTCTATATTTCCTATATCTGACACTTATTCTATATTTCCTATATCTGACACTTATTCTATATTTCCTATATCTGACGCTTATTCTATATTTCCTATATCTGACACGTATTCTATATTTCCTATATCTGACGCTTATTCTATATTTCCTATATCTGACACTTATTCTATATTTCCTATATCTGACACTTATTCTATATTTCCTATATCTGACACGTATTCTATATTTCCTATATCTGACACGTATTCTATATTTCCTATATCTGACACGTATTCTATATTTCCTATATCTGACACGTATTCTATATTTCCTATATCTGACACGTATTCTATATTTCCTATATCTGACACTTATTCTATATTTCCTATATCTGACACGTATTCTATATTTACTATATCTGACACGTATTCTATATTTCCTATATCTGACACGTATTTTATATTTCCTATATCTGACACGTATTCTATATTTCCTATATCTGACACGTATTCTATATTTCCTATATCTGACACGTATTCTATATTTCCTATATCTGACCATTGCAGGACATCATCACCAGTCTCACCAGCTGAACTCCGAAATGGAGCACAGTTACGAAGTCAGCACCGCTAAAAGCATACAGGACAAGGTTTGTCTTTCTGTCGTATAATAGTGCTGCTGTAAATCTGTAGAGTACATTAGTGTGTGGTACAGGTGTAGCCTAAGTTTTCATACTGTATCTAGAGTACTGAAAGTTTGTGACtgttaaattgaaataataattCTCGGTTTATACCCGTAAACAATGtatttaaagacccaacttaaagttaacacccccaaattgttagCCGTCTGTCATAGACCCTTTTAACTATTCCaatgataatgaaaaatgttcaaGAATAAGTAAAATATCAGATGAAATACTCATGAAATATGCTCGAAACAACGTTTACAAATCACTTGAGGTAAATTGATAGTTGTAACAAGTTTGAGCGGAGATGGTGATATGGTAGTGCGTACTTAATGACGTGACTGTGCGTGCATGATGACGTGACAGTGCATAGTTAATGACGTGACAGTGCGTATTTAATGACGTGACTGTGCGTGCATGATGATGCGACAGTGCGTACTTAATGACGTGACAGTGCGTGCATGATGACGTGACAGTGTAAGTATCACGAGTAAGCAGTGGGAGTGAGCACGTGACGTTATTCTGTAGACGATACTCAGCATTACTGTGGCCTTGTTTGTgtacacaaaagaaataaaatccgGGAACTTTGAAGTTAAATCCATGAAAATTTTTAGTAGCGGATTACTCAGCGAGACTTGATTTACGAATATTTGGATTCAATACAAAGCTACCCGGTCATCTTCTTGCGATTGTAACGTGTATATCGCCTCTTTATTATGGATTTACAACCCAGGGTTAGCAGTCAGCCTTCTTAGAAATCGGTCCCACATGATAATGACAATTGATTTCACCGGTCACTTAAAATCCAATGAATGGGTTCAGACCACGCGATCTTAATTGCTACCAATAATTGCCATCATTAATACCAGTCAATCTGATTGCGTGCACGAGTACCACACTTGGCTGCTGCGTTCATTCCTGTCTCTGTGGTATCTATTTCGAGACAAAAACAAAGTTTAAGATTTTAGAATACCCTGTAAAAGGTTTTGATCGAGTCGATACTACTTGGCGTACTCAGTAATGCATCATATCAGAAAAAAAGCTTCGCAAGTGGTTCACGGCAAACTTATTACTCTCTGTCATTGAACGCAATCGTTTCCTTACCAGCTGGTTtcacttttttgtttttgaatcgGTATCATTATTTCTGTTTGACGTTActtgaaaattgatatttcctTTTAGCCCCTGGTCTCAATTAAATTAGCGTTGTACTAAAGAAGTTTACTACATACAGTGCATATGACTTTCGTAAGCATTTGACAATCTCAAGACAATTTTAGCCGAGTAGCAAATATATTTAATGTTGAATTCTAGTATTTCTATTGGATTTTGAATCCCGAGAATGACCAGTGTTCGTATCTACTGCTTAGAAAAgacccttgaccttgaccttttgcaGTGACCTTAACTATGTCGCCGGCATCCAGATAGAGAATGGCGAATCCTGTTGCCATCTCGTCATCAGACGCCCTTTCTGTGTCAGCAGCAATGGAACCGTAAGGTGTAGCATTGCGTACTAACTGTACCGAAATTTCTCCGTACTGACTGTCCGTATCACCAGAAATATGATGACCAGCAACTGCAATGGAGTAGGCAAACGCATACAGCCCGCTAGATGACGCAGTAAAAACCCCGCTATAGTTGTTGTAAGCATGGCCACTGTTGGTGACTATCGTATCGAAGACGAACATGTGATTGTCCCCGACATGCGTGAAGTCTTTGGAGATGTAGGCGTAAAATGCTACAGGAGTCTGATGTCCCGGGGAACCATCAAGGAAACGCCTTTGTACACCTGAGAAAAAAtgcaatattaaaatattttttgatttcGAGAAAAGGTGTATGAAAAATATGTTGATTTCTTCTATTTTACTACAGAACAGTAAATGCTTTTTTATAATATGAAGTTATGTTGCATTCATATTAGAGCATttcatgtattcatatattattaACCGGCCAATCGGTCGCGGTATCTCAGTGGAatagcgttcgcttcgtaaccgagaggtcgtgagttcgagccccgctcgtactatggccgtgtcaaacctaagacgtaaacatagataGTAATttctccttcgccaaacgtttGACattcacgggtctttcggatatgaccttgatAACGGATGTactgtgtcgcggcaggcgttggcaagTTAGAGAAGCGCTATGTATAGGTCCAAATTTCTGGTACAACTGGCGACgtctcaatacgagtgaaaaattctcaactggacgtaaaacaaccaaccaacttgCAAATATATTAACAGTGCCATCTACATGTACCATACGCCAGTACCGCGAGAATGATAACTCCATCGATGACATGGCACATCCATTATTAAACATCCTAGACTTTCCTTTCAGTGCTGAGTGAATGGTGAAATAACCGTAATGAATTATTTCAACTTGTCTAGTCTGACCACGCAAGGATTTGAACCACGGCCTCCTGCTTTAGATTTAAACTCGCTGTCAACTACTTGCATATGGTACCACTGTGACGATCGCAATGAAAAATTCAACATATTTGACACTTCACAAGTCTTATTCGGTATCTTTTTCATAAAGTCTAGATTATCTTGCACGAACACATTCAATTCGTATCTTTTATGAGGTCAGTGACATTGACATGGATATACCTTTTGGAGGGGAATGGTTGTCTTTGAGCGTGTCTATAAACTGGTTCGCTTTTGGTTTGGTCCTTTTTATGGACGTCTGCTGCCCTGATTGTGTCTCTTCCTTTGCTTTGCTTGGAGCCCGATCTTCGAGTGTGTCAATACGGTTCTTCAAGGCTGCAATCTCCGAATCCTGTCTTCTGATAACTTTCGTTTGCTTCTCCACAATCTCCAAGATTCTTTTCATTTCTTCCTCCATTCTTTCTTTCCATCTCCCATTCTCTTCTTCAGCCTTGATGGTAACCACCGAGGAGAACAACAAAATTAACACGCACAGGTAGTGCCACGGCAACATGGTTGTTTTGTTCTTATCAGTGTCAGGGAAGACGTTCTATATAGGGACCTACGATAGTTACTCTCTGGTTTTGTACTTAAATTTGCAGAGTACTGTCATACGATATGTttacaaaatggataagaaatTCGTAGATAAGGAGAGCGATGACACTACATGGTTAATGCAACAGTGCTTGTTTTCTGTTTTTGGATCGCAATGTACCACTAGAAGTTTTCTATTGTGGCACTGCAATGCTTGATGTGTttaatatcatacatgtatgtcttatCTTGTAGTATGTCTTATCTTGTAGTATGTCttatcttgtacatgtataatttacgaCCACTATCATATCtaatttaaagttttgaaaatggtTTTAATTCATTTGGTCGGGAAAACAGCACATCGCATGTCTAAACCATTATATGTATTATCTACTGTTCGAATTTCTCCTTCAAACTGACATTGTGTCCTCCCCCTGAAGCGGTCCAACCCGATCACAACAGCATCAATCAAACAACAGAAACCCATCCCTCCACACAAACACCCCACCCCTTACACATACGAAAGATGACCTGTTTGTGGGAGACTTTTATTGCAAATCTTATTTTACGTTAAGCCACGCGGAAACCTGAGAATGACCATCTTCCAAGGGTGTCGCTTCGGTATGACCCTTGAGCCCCACTTGGTGTCGTAACCATTACTACGTCACCTGCATCTAATGATAAAATGGCGAATCCTGTGGACATTTCTTCTTCGTAGTTAGTTTCAGTGTCTGCGTATACGGACCCGCGATACTGCCCATTTTGAACTAAGTGCACTGTCACTTCTCCAAATTGACCAGTCTCGCCGTCCAGGTGTTCCCCTGCGACAAAAATTGTCCATGAAAATGCGTAGAGTCCTTGACGTGGCGCAGTGAAGACTCCGGTATGGTGATTATAGGCGTTGCCTGCGTTAGTGACAACCGTGTCATAGATGTACACGTGTCCATTCCCAACATGTCCGAAGTTTTTTGACATGTACGCGTAAAATGCAACTGCATCTTGATCCTGACTGACAGGGATAAGGAGTCGTTTGGAATCACTCCCGCCTGAAATgttcaaaaaataattcctgAAAGTTGCCTAAGATTGATCATTTACTATCCATTGATAAAACTATAGCCCGTATAATCACTCCTGTATTCAATGACATGATTTTGTTCTTTTTACAATATTGTTATCACAGTCAATGAATTCAAGTGCGATAAAGTTTGCAATAACGTGAGTTGTATTACATAACGCGAGATGTATTACATAATTGTATTATATAACGTGAGTTGTATTATATAACGTGAGTTGTATTATATAACGTGAATTGTATTACATAACGTGAGTTGTATTATATAACGTTAATTGTATTACATAACGTGAGATGTATTAGATAACGTGAGTTGTATTACATATCGTGAGTTGTATTATATAACTTGAGTTGTATTATATAATGTGAGTTGTATTACATAACGTGAGTTGTATTACATAACGTGAGTTGTATTACATAACGTGAGTTGTATTACATAATGTGAGTTGTATTATATAATGTGAGTTGTATTATATAACGTGAGTTGTATTACATAACGTGAGTTGTATTACATAACGTGAGTTGTATTATATAACGTGAGTTGTATTACATAACGTGAGTTGTATTACATAATGTGAGTTGTATTATATAATGTGAGTTGTATTATATAACGTGAGTTGTATTACATAACGTGAGTTGTATTACATAATGTGAGTTGTATTATATAACGTGAGTTGTATTATATAACGTGAGTTGTATTACATAACGTGAGTTGTATTACATAACGTGAGTTGTATTACATAACGTGAGTTGTATTACATAATGTGAGTTGTATTATATAACGTGAGTTGTATTACATAACGTGAGTTGTATTACATAATGTGAGTTGTATTACATAACGTGAGTTGTATTACATAACGTGAGTTGTATTAGATAATGTGAGTTGTATTATATAACGTGAGTTGTATTACATAACGTGAGTTGTATTACATAACGTGAGTTGTATTACATAACGTGAGTTGTATTACATAACGTGAGTTGTATTATATAATGTGAGTTGTATTATATAACGTGAGTTGTATTATATAACGTGAGTTGTATTACATAACGTGAGTTGTATTACATAATGTGAGATGTATTACATAATGTGAGTTGTATTATATAACGTGAGTTGTATTACATAATGTGAGTTGTATTAGATAATGTGAGTTGTATTATATAACGTGAGTTGTATTACATAATGTGAGTTGTATTAGATAATGTGAGTTGTATTATATATCGTGAGTTGTATTACATAACGTGAGTTGTATTATATAACGTGAATTGTATTACATAATGTGAGATGTATTACATAACGTGAGTTGTATTACATAATGTGAGTTGTATTATATAACGTGAGTTGTATTACATAATGTGAGTTGTATTATATAACGTGAGTTGTATTATATAACGTGAGTTGTATTACATAACGTGAGTTGTATTACATAATGTGAGTTGTATTATATAACGTGAGTTGTATTACATAATGTGAGTTGTATTATATAACGTGAGTTGTATTATATAACGTGAGTTGTATTACATAACGTGAGTTGTATTACATAATGTGAGTTGTATTATATAACGTGAGTTGTATTATATAACGTGAATTGTATTACATAACGTGAGTTGTATTATATAATGTGAGTTGTATTATATAACGTGAGTTGTATTATATAACGTGAATTGTATTACATAACGTGAGTTGTATTATATAACGTGAGTTGTATTACATAATGTGAGTTGTATTATATAACGTGAATTGTATTACATAACGTGAGTTGTATTATATAACGTGAGTTGTATTACATAATGTGAGTTGTATTATATAACGTGAGTTGTATTATATAACGTGAGTTGTATTATATAACGTGAATTGTATTATATAACGTGAGATGTATTACATAACGTGAGTTGTATTATATAACGTGAATTGTATTATATAACGTGAGATGTATTACATAACGTGAGTTGTATTATATAACGTGAATTGTATTACATAATGTGAGTTGTATTATATAACGTGAATTGTATTATATAACGTGAATTGTATTATATAACGTGAGTTGTATTACATAATATGAGATGTATTACATAACGTGAGTTGTATTATATAACGTGAGTTGTATTATATAACGTGAATTGTATTATATAACGTGAGTTGTATTACATAACGTGAGTTGTATTACATAACGTGAGATGTATTACATAATGTGAGTTGTATTACATATCGTGAGTTGTATTAGATAATGTGAGTTGTATTATATAACGTGAATTGTATTATATAACGTGAGTTGTATTATATAACGTGAGTTGTATTATATAACGTGAGTTGTATTACATAATGTGAGATGTATTACATAACGTGAATTGTATTACATAACGTGAGTTGTATTATATAACGTGAGTTGTATTATATAACGTGAATTGTAATATATAACGTGAATTGTATTATATAACGTGAGTTGTATTATATAACGTGAGATGTATTATATAACGTGAATTGTATTACATAATGTGAGATGTATTACATAACGTGAATTGTATTACATAATGTGAGTTGTATTATATAACGTGAGTTGTATTATATAACGTGAATTGTATTATATAACGTGAGTTGTATTATATAACGTGAATTGTATTACATAACGTGAGATGTATTACATGACGTGAGTTGTATTAAATAACGTGAGTTGTATTATATAATGTGAGTTGTATTACATAATGTGAGTTGTATTAGATAATGTGAGTTGTATTATATAACGTGAGTTGTATTATATAACGTGAATTGTATTATATAACGTGAGTTGTATTACATAACGTGAATTGTATTACATAACGTGAGTTGTATTACATAATGTGAGTTGTATTATATAACGTGAGTTGTATTATATAACGTGAGTTGTATTACATAATGTGAGTTGTATTAAATAACGTGAGTTGTATTACATAACGTGAGTTGTATTACATAATGTTGTGGTTTAGTGACGATAGACACTCATTGAACGGTTACCAATGAACTTCCTAAAAAATACACGAATAATGTAATATCACTAATGTTTTATATGATATGGAATACTGCAATCATATGATACTAAATACCTTGAGGTTGTTCATTGGTTGTTTTGTGTGTTGCGTTGTCGACCTTGCTTTCTGCGTGCTGAACTATGTGTTGTAGTGTCTTCTCCTTCATACTTCTCTTCAGCATACCAATCTCTTCATTGTGCCTCTCTATGTTTTGGCTCTGGAGTTCAATCACGCGGtccctttttaaaatcatgtcctTTAGCTTTCCAATTTCTTCACTGTGCTTCTCGATGTTTCGACCCTGGATGTCAATCACGCGGTCCCTCTTTAAAATCATGTCTTCTT belongs to Ostrea edulis chromosome 7, xbOstEdul1.1, whole genome shotgun sequence and includes:
- the LOC125654730 gene encoding heavy metal-binding protein HIP-like isoform X1; its protein translation is MTLFNGFTILLILSSVVVTEADDDGAWKREMEQKMEEVLRVVQRQEDMILKRDRVIDIQGRNIEKHSEEIGKLKDMILKRDRVIELQSQNIERHNEEIGMLKRSMKEKTLQHIVQHAESKVDNATHKTTNEQPQGGSDSKRLLIPVSQDQDAVAFYAYMSKNFGHVGNGHVYIYDTVVTNAGNAYNHHTGVFTAPRQGLYAFSWTIFVAGEHLDGETGQFGEVTVHLVQNGQYRGSVYADTETNYEEEMSTGFAILSLDAGDVVMVTTPSGAQGSYRSDTLGRWSFSGFRVA
- the LOC125654730 gene encoding uncharacterized protein LOC125654730 isoform X2 codes for the protein MTLFNGFTILLILSSVVVTEADDDGAWKREMEQKMEEVLRVVQRQEDMILKRDRVIDIQGRNIEKHSEEIGKLKDMILKRDRVIELQSQNIERHNEEIGMLKRSMKEKTLQHIVQHAESKVDNATHKTTNEQPQGVQRRFLDGSPGHQTPVAFYAYISKDFTHVGDNHMFVFDTIVTNSGHAYNNYSGVFTASSSGLYAFAYSIAVAGHHISGDTDSQYGEISVQLVRNATPYGSIAADTERASDDEMATGFAILYLDAGDIVKVTAKGQGQGSFLSSRYEHWSFSGFKIQ
- the LOC125654730 gene encoding collagen alpha-1(VIII) chain-like isoform X3, which encodes MLPWHYLCVLILLFSSVVTIKAEEENGRWKERMEEEMKRILEIVEKQTKVIRRQDSEIAALKNRIDTLEDRAPSKAKEETQSGQQTSIKRTKPKANQFIDTLKDNHSPPKGVQRRFLDGSPGHQTPVAFYAYISKDFTHVGDNHMFVFDTIVTNSGHAYNNYSGVFTASSSGLYAFAYSIAVAGHHISGDTDSQYGEISVQLVRNATPYGSIAADTERASDDEMATGFAILYLDAGDIVKVTAKGQGQGSFLSSRYEHWSFSGFKIQ